The Papaver somniferum cultivar HN1 chromosome 3, ASM357369v1, whole genome shotgun sequence genome includes a region encoding these proteins:
- the LOC113360480 gene encoding uncharacterized protein LOC113360480, with amino-acid sequence MTSLSSIKVPVFEGKNFEHWRLHVENIFTYQEVWDIVKDAYVEPAVGDVVEGAAQTLLTENRKTNSKATYILHQGAHESLMDRVIYIKQAKAAWDDLVSYYTGSDKVKKVRLQTLKRKYELLQMESTETISDFFSKTLNIVNEMKANGDTVEDSTVVEKILRNYEQRLLEKIVYAKQVEEALQSQVSWRRNQGKPNAGRFQGRSNTGSYQGRKPVDRSKVQCYNCGDFGHFAPECPKPRNTTENNYKSNFKANIAESQQEEEA; translated from the exons ATGACGAGTTTAAGTTCAATCAAGGTGCCAGTGTTTGAAGGCAAAAACTTTGAACATTGGAGGTTACATGTGGAGAATATTTTTACATATCAAGAAGTATGGGATATTGTGAAAGATGCTTATGTAGAACCAGCAGTAGGAGATGTAGTTGAAGGAGCTGCGCAAACTCTATTAACTGAAAACAGAAAGACGAATTCTAAAGCtacatatattcttcatcaaggTGCTCATGAATCTCTCATGGACAGAGTCATCTATATTAAGCAAGCTAAAGCAGCATGGGATGATTTGGTTAGCTACTACACAGGGTCTGACAAGGTCAAAAaggttagattgcaaaccctaaagaGAAAGTATGAATTATTGCAGATGGAAAGTACTGAAACAATATCAGATTTTTTCTCAAAGACTTTGAATATTGTCAATGAGATGAAGGCTAATGGTGATACTGTAGAAGATTCAACAGTTGTTGAGAAGATATTAAGAA ATTATGAACAAAGATTGCTAGAGAAGATAGTTTAtgcaaaacaagttgaagaagcACTTCAAAGTCAAGTTAGCTGgagaagaaaccaaggaaaaccTAATGCTGGAAGGTTTCAAGGAAGATCTAATACTGGAAGTTATCAAGGAAGAAAACCAGTTGATAGATCAAAAGTTCAGTGTTACAACTGTGGAGATTTTGGGCACTTTGCTCCAGAGTGTCCAAAACCTAGAAACACtactgaaaataattataaatcaaatttcAAAGCTAATATTGCTGAAagtcaacaagaagaagaagcataa